Proteins from a single region of Dyadobacter fanqingshengii:
- a CDS encoding alginate export family protein, with protein MQTQSSTIPGIHEGHFTLMKLTISGSLFSARTCAVRSVLLVSGFCCFIHIHSFSQAIDSVKRELIIDFEARPRAEYRDNFKLTAADSIMPELFATQRNRLNINYLSRNFKFHASPQEIHVWGKSDRFSRVGSINAFELYIEPSFTKHFSARIGRQALSLDNGRIYSAAPWGQQGRSHEGVRFFYNKKVTTDLTIAFTRNYGNAFDAAYSPVAAHQYKLLFVHHLKYTFKNHLAITTINTLEVFDKNDKNRHDYQRITNGGRLEYSHGWIYGTVNAYYQYGRNASAKTIRAYYIQPEISATTNKATLRLGAEIMSGDRKTVPANVTNSFVPLYGVAWKFMGNMNLFTRFPADLNDRGLVNPYLFFLYQINKKLALRSDFHLFYSQHQLRESKELAGTYLGFENDLSINYKPVKRLEIIFGFSSTFAGERMELLKKVPDSDKVPVWSYLMVSYTPRLLHLTARR; from the coding sequence TTGCAGACGCAGTCTTCCACCATTCCGGGCATTCACGAAGGACATTTTACATTAATGAAGTTAACAATTTCCGGTTCTCTTTTTTCAGCGCGGACCTGCGCAGTCCGCAGCGTGCTGCTGGTTTCCGGATTTTGCTGCTTTATTCATATACATTCATTTTCACAGGCAATTGATTCGGTCAAAAGGGAACTGATCATCGATTTTGAAGCAAGGCCACGCGCCGAATATCGCGATAATTTCAAGCTTACTGCGGCGGATTCGATTATGCCGGAATTGTTCGCAACGCAAAGGAACAGGCTCAATATCAACTATTTATCCAGAAACTTTAAGTTCCATGCGTCACCTCAGGAAATACATGTCTGGGGCAAATCGGACCGGTTTTCGCGCGTGGGCAGCATTAATGCCTTCGAGTTGTATATCGAGCCTTCATTTACCAAACATTTTTCTGCGCGGATTGGCAGGCAGGCCTTGTCGCTGGACAACGGCCGGATTTATTCAGCCGCGCCATGGGGCCAGCAGGGGCGCTCGCATGAGGGCGTCCGGTTTTTTTATAATAAAAAGGTAACTACCGATCTTACCATTGCTTTTACCCGGAATTATGGAAATGCTTTCGATGCGGCGTATTCGCCGGTGGCTGCGCATCAGTATAAATTGCTTTTTGTACACCATTTGAAATACACATTTAAAAATCACCTGGCTATAACCACCATCAATACGCTCGAAGTGTTTGATAAAAACGACAAAAATCGACACGATTATCAGCGGATTACGAATGGCGGACGCCTGGAATATAGCCACGGATGGATATATGGAACAGTAAATGCATATTATCAATACGGCCGGAATGCCAGCGCAAAGACGATCCGGGCCTATTATATCCAGCCGGAAATAAGCGCGACCACGAACAAAGCAACATTGCGGCTGGGTGCTGAGATCATGAGCGGCGACCGGAAAACAGTGCCGGCAAATGTGACCAATTCATTTGTGCCACTCTATGGCGTCGCCTGGAAATTCATGGGTAATATGAATCTTTTTACGAGATTTCCGGCCGACCTGAATGACAGAGGACTGGTCAATCCTTATCTTTTCTTTTTATATCAGATTAACAAAAAACTGGCCCTGCGCTCTGATTTCCACCTTTTTTATTCCCAGCATCAGCTCAGGGAAAGCAAGGAGCTCGCCGGAACCTATCTGGGTTTTGAAAACGACCTTTCTATTAATTACAAACCCGTAAAAAGGCTGGAAATAATATTTGGGTTTTCTTCGACATTTGCCGGCGAACGCATGGAACTGCTCAAAAAAGTCCCTGACTCGGATAAGGTTCCTGTTTGGAGTTATCTCATGGTTTCCTATACGCCCCGGCTGCTGCATTTGACAGCCAGGCGGTAA
- a CDS encoding DUF7133 domain-containing protein: MRNVIAFSGLLLASLLIYNCSGTKNGGVTAEFQTPEFNPNPTGKYLSPKESMATMHLPPGYRLQLVASEPMIKEPVAIAWNGNGSMYVAEMLTYMQDADAVGEQQKISRISLLEDTNNDGVMDKSTIFIDSLLLPRMMQPVGNELLVNETNTIDIYSYRDTDGDGKADLKKPVYQNDKYVVNDVNMEHQRSGLDWNLDNWMYLTYDAVRFRYTNGKMQVDTIVSGSSGQWGLTHDDYGRLFYSRAGGEIPVLGFQINPKYGTLDFPDQYNAEFSEVWPIIATPDVQGGPPRLRPNETLNHFTAPTGQSIYRGEQYPADFSGDYIVCEPVARAVRRAKVVHQNGKTTLQNVYQRKEFLSSSDMNFRPVNSATGPDGHLYIVDMHRGIIQQGNWTPPGSFLRQKIDSIGLAKNVGHGRIYRVVHEGSKMAAKPQMLNQKPAELLTYLAHPNGWWRDNAQKELITRADKSVIPALREIATGKRNVGQNELQHLAKIHALWTLEGMDAIDQELLLNSMNDPDARVRKTAVWISEPFLKSGDEKLMAKAGKLAQDADDDVRVQMLLSLYNSKSERGKAIVKEILDKGQNHEMLLATKTALDKNENVRTFGSRLGQMDEESRKLIIGGAAIFKSLCASCHGADAKGLAIGGARMAAPPLAGSPRLEFIEKNNLIRIVLKGLTGPVEGKEYTSIMPAMEANSDEWVASVVSYIRHDFGGKPPRKKGEIPGMAPAAVNNASGFPVRKASSPAVRADEVRKIRQESASRTTAWTIQELKPEIQE; this comes from the coding sequence ATGAGAAATGTCATTGCGTTTTCAGGGCTGCTGCTGGCTTCCTTGCTGATTTACAATTGTTCAGGGACGAAAAATGGCGGTGTTACTGCCGAGTTCCAGACACCCGAATTCAATCCCAATCCAACCGGCAAATACTTATCGCCTAAGGAAAGCATGGCAACCATGCACCTTCCACCTGGATATCGCTTGCAACTGGTTGCGAGCGAACCGATGATCAAAGAGCCGGTTGCCATTGCCTGGAATGGCAATGGCAGCATGTATGTGGCCGAAATGCTCACTTACATGCAGGATGCGGATGCCGTGGGCGAGCAACAGAAAATCAGCAGGATTTCACTTCTGGAAGACACGAATAATGATGGTGTGATGGACAAAAGCACCATTTTTATCGATAGCCTGCTTCTCCCCAGAATGATGCAGCCGGTGGGTAATGAGCTGCTCGTGAATGAAACCAACACCATTGACATTTACAGTTACCGCGACACCGACGGCGACGGGAAAGCCGATTTGAAAAAACCTGTTTATCAAAATGACAAATATGTGGTCAATGATGTGAACATGGAACACCAGCGGAGCGGGCTCGACTGGAACCTGGACAACTGGATGTATCTCACTTACGACGCAGTCCGTTTTCGTTATACCAATGGCAAAATGCAGGTGGATACGATCGTGAGCGGGTCAAGCGGACAGTGGGGTCTTACGCATGACGATTATGGCCGGCTTTTTTATTCAAGGGCGGGCGGCGAAATCCCGGTGCTTGGTTTTCAGATCAATCCAAAATACGGGACGCTGGATTTCCCGGATCAATATAATGCTGAGTTTTCCGAAGTGTGGCCTATCATTGCCACGCCGGATGTGCAGGGCGGTCCGCCACGGCTGCGCCCGAATGAAACGCTCAACCATTTCACGGCACCGACCGGCCAATCCATTTACAGAGGCGAACAATATCCTGCCGATTTTTCGGGCGATTACATTGTTTGTGAGCCGGTTGCCAGGGCAGTAAGGCGCGCGAAAGTGGTACATCAAAATGGAAAAACGACGCTGCAAAATGTATATCAGCGCAAAGAATTCTTGTCGTCTTCGGACATGAATTTCAGGCCTGTAAACTCTGCAACCGGGCCCGATGGCCACCTTTACATTGTGGATATGCACCGAGGGATCATCCAGCAAGGCAACTGGACGCCTCCCGGGTCATTTCTCAGACAAAAAATTGACAGCATTGGCCTCGCCAAAAACGTGGGGCACGGCCGCATTTACCGGGTCGTTCACGAAGGCTCCAAAATGGCCGCAAAGCCCCAAATGCTGAACCAGAAACCAGCAGAGCTGCTCACCTATCTCGCCCATCCGAACGGCTGGTGGCGTGACAATGCACAGAAAGAACTCATTACTCGCGCAGATAAATCGGTGATTCCTGCATTAAGAGAAATAGCCACGGGTAAGCGCAATGTGGGGCAAAACGAATTGCAACATTTAGCCAAAATTCATGCGTTATGGACTTTGGAAGGCATGGATGCAATTGATCAGGAATTACTGTTAAACAGCATGAACGACCCGGATGCGCGCGTGAGAAAAACCGCTGTCTGGATCAGTGAGCCATTTTTGAAGTCGGGGGACGAAAAACTGATGGCGAAGGCCGGCAAGCTGGCGCAGGATGCCGACGATGATGTTCGGGTTCAGATGCTGTTGTCATTGTATAACAGCAAGTCGGAGCGGGGCAAAGCAATTGTTAAAGAAATTTTGGATAAAGGACAAAACCATGAAATGCTGCTGGCTACGAAAACGGCTTTGGACAAGAACGAAAATGTGAGAACATTCGGGAGCAGGCTGGGACAGATGGACGAGGAATCGCGAAAGCTGATCATTGGCGGCGCAGCGATTTTCAAATCATTGTGTGCAAGCTGTCATGGTGCGGATGCCAAAGGACTGGCAATAGGCGGTGCCAGAATGGCCGCACCACCGCTGGCCGGCTCACCAAGACTCGAATTTATAGAAAAAAATAACCTGATCCGGATTGTGTTGAAAGGCTTGACCGGCCCGGTTGAAGGCAAAGAATACACCAGCATTATGCCCGCGATGGAAGCAAATAGCGACGAATGGGTGGCATCCGTTGTCAGCTACATCCGCCACGATTTTGGCGGCAAACCGCCCCGGAAAAAGGGCGAAATTCCTGGAATGGCGCCAGCTGCGGTCAATAATGCTTCCGGTTTTCCGGTTCGGAAGGCTTCTTCACCGGCGGTAAGGGCTGATGAGGTTCGGAAGATTAGACAAGAAAGTGCTTCGCGGACTACGGCCTGGACGATCCAGGAGCTGAAACCTGAGATTCAGGAGTGA
- a CDS encoding TonB-dependent receptor plug domain-containing protein gives MNPLHKTLRLSLSCLAYASCFSVAGQNTPADSADANLLNPIVVTATRFDTQKERIAQKINLISSEDIRLTPAQDLTDMVRKSAAVDVIQYPNLSSGIGIRGFRPQFSGLNQRTLLLIDGRAAGATNLSQINLNGVERIEVLKGPASSLYGSQAMGGVINVITRRSKGPASGYGFVEYGSFKTIQAGVNTGGNLTQKLDYDLSFAYLERSKDYKMGSNNWLRNAWGYHSAQKNYTDRPIEIVDETINDGTKRPYTQLHYYSGALRLGYQLNQYFRLDVRGETFQAKDVESPGEISSGSSEASTKDMGRSALDIALTGRIGLHSPSVKVFGAGENTTNYTLHVSGKPVVPFRSAAGKNEWRGVQVKDVWKLGQHALIMGYDYLNASTKSRRWTNDTTERAPTQPEYAIISSAFFAQALLNFGKITLQPGVRYDNITFDVRETALLPTYKAGKEKTPFTSPSLGITYNPVKFLFVKANIGRAFVTTDAYSVAGYNEIRDAKGRIAVTAGNPDLKNESSVSWDLGLHLNKPKSGFFASVTYFSTQVENRIAKIIRTVNEPLASGDLIVSRATFTNAADASINGLESEISYDFGTLSDHRYSLRAFWNGTSLLTAKELIIGSDASETTRGIQNVARNTFNYGLEYDNLKWLRLRLSGRTVGMRTDIDYTDPVNPEIEYPNYMVIDFAAAFKITENHSLTLKVANATDENYYEKRGYNLPGRAISCRYAFSF, from the coding sequence ATGAATCCTTTGCATAAAACTTTACGTTTATCCCTTTCCTGCCTTGCATATGCAAGCTGTTTTTCGGTCGCCGGCCAGAACACACCAGCCGATTCTGCGGATGCAAACCTGCTAAATCCGATCGTGGTTACGGCAACGCGTTTTGACACACAAAAAGAGAGGATCGCCCAGAAAATAAACCTCATATCTTCCGAAGACATCCGCCTTACGCCGGCACAAGATCTTACTGACATGGTGCGTAAATCAGCAGCCGTGGATGTGATCCAGTATCCCAATCTTTCCAGCGGGATAGGGATACGCGGTTTCCGGCCACAATTTTCAGGGCTTAACCAAAGGACATTACTGCTCATTGACGGACGTGCGGCTGGCGCAACGAATTTATCGCAGATCAATTTGAACGGCGTTGAAAGGATCGAAGTGCTGAAAGGACCTGCATCTTCCCTTTACGGCTCACAGGCCATGGGAGGCGTTATCAATGTGATTACAAGACGTTCAAAAGGCCCGGCAAGTGGCTATGGATTTGTAGAATATGGCAGTTTCAAAACCATTCAGGCTGGCGTCAATACAGGTGGAAATCTGACCCAAAAACTCGATTACGACCTATCATTTGCGTATTTGGAAAGATCAAAAGACTATAAAATGGGGAGCAACAACTGGCTGAGAAATGCCTGGGGCTACCACTCGGCGCAAAAAAATTACACGGATCGGCCCATTGAAATAGTTGATGAAACTATAAATGATGGCACAAAACGGCCTTACACGCAGCTGCATTACTATTCGGGCGCATTGCGGCTGGGTTATCAGTTGAACCAGTATTTCAGGTTAGATGTGCGGGGTGAGACGTTCCAGGCGAAGGATGTTGAATCGCCGGGCGAAATTTCCTCGGGAAGCTCGGAGGCAAGCACTAAGGACATGGGCAGGTCGGCATTGGACATTGCGCTTACCGGACGGATCGGCTTGCACAGCCCCAGCGTTAAAGTTTTTGGAGCCGGAGAAAACACAACCAATTATACATTGCATGTTTCGGGCAAGCCTGTGGTCCCTTTCCGTTCGGCCGCCGGGAAAAATGAGTGGAGAGGAGTTCAGGTTAAAGATGTTTGGAAATTGGGACAACATGCGTTGATCATGGGTTATGACTATCTGAATGCTTCCACCAAGAGCCGCCGCTGGACTAACGACACTACAGAACGCGCACCAACGCAGCCAGAATATGCGATCATATCATCCGCATTTTTTGCGCAGGCATTGCTGAATTTCGGAAAAATAACCTTGCAGCCGGGCGTGCGCTACGATAACATTACATTCGATGTGCGCGAAACTGCCTTGTTGCCGACTTACAAAGCTGGTAAGGAGAAAACGCCGTTCACAAGTCCGAGTCTCGGGATAACTTACAATCCTGTAAAATTTCTATTCGTAAAAGCCAATATCGGCCGCGCATTTGTGACGACGGATGCTTACAGTGTGGCGGGATATAACGAAATAAGGGACGCAAAAGGGCGGATCGCCGTCACCGCAGGAAACCCGGACCTGAAAAACGAAAGCAGTGTAAGCTGGGACCTGGGACTGCATTTGAACAAACCAAAATCAGGCTTCTTTGCGAGTGTAACCTATTTTTCAACGCAAGTAGAAAACCGCATCGCCAAGATTATCAGGACCGTGAATGAGCCGTTGGCAAGTGGTGATTTAATCGTTTCGAGAGCCACTTTCACCAATGCTGCGGATGCCAGTATCAATGGTTTGGAAAGCGAAATTTCCTATGATTTCGGCACTTTGAGCGATCACCGATATTCATTACGGGCATTCTGGAATGGCACTTCCCTGCTAACAGCAAAGGAGCTGATCATCGGCTCGGATGCTTCGGAAACGACAAGAGGCATCCAGAATGTCGCGCGTAACACTTTCAACTACGGTCTGGAATATGACAACCTGAAATGGCTGCGTCTCCGGTTGTCTGGGCGCACGGTGGGCATGCGGACGGACATTGACTACACAGACCCAGTCAATCCTGAAATTGAGTATCCAAATTACATGGTTATCGACTTCGCAGCGGCATTTAAAATCACTGAAAACCATTCGCTTACCTTGAAAGTAGCGAATGCGACGGACGAGAATTACTACGAAAAAAGAGGCTATAATCTGCCTGGGCGAGCTATTTCGTGCCGTTATGCATTCAGTTTTTAA